A genome region from Trachemys scripta elegans isolate TJP31775 chromosome 2, CAS_Tse_1.0, whole genome shotgun sequence includes the following:
- the LOC117871853 gene encoding U1 small nuclear ribonucleoprotein C-like: MPSGAQAGPALGHRHPAELPGDPRGGRVEPREAEKDPGARGGQVEVPGGSHPAGRPPRPLGSRGPLGRAPHRLHPVPRAPRPHQPDNGGGEIFLHHPAGRLLGPPGCGAATFPEPCAAVTAASVNPGEVEKFSFITQLAGCLDHLAVGLRLLLNPAPQ; the protein is encoded by the exons ATGCCGAGTGGGGCCCAGGCAGGACCAGCCCTGGGCCATAG GCACCCTGCTGAACTACCTGGAGATCCACGAGGAGGCCGTGTCGAGCCCAGAGAAGCTGAAAAG GACCCTGGAGCAAGAGGAGGGCAGGTGGAGGTACCTGGCGGGTCCCATCCTGCGGGACGGCCGCCCCGACCCCTCGGCAGCAGGGGGCCCCTGGGAAGGGCGCCGCATCGACTACATCCTGTACCGCGAGCACCCCGCCCCCATCAGCCTGACAACG GAGGTGGAGAAATTTTCCTTCATCACCCAGCTGGCCGGCTGCTCGGACCACCTGGCTGTGGGGCTGCGACTTTTCCTGAACCCTGCGCCGCAGTGACAGCAGCGAGTGTGAACCCCGGT GAAGTGGAGAAATTTTCCTTCATCACCCAGCTGGCCGGCTGCTTGGACCACCTGGCTGTGGGGCTACGGCTGCTCCTGAACCCTGCGCCGCAGTGA